A genomic segment from Alteribacillus bidgolensis encodes:
- a CDS encoding CapA family protein, with protein sequence MTKKLSFQEKFLKFIKKHKKVKTKHTMLATILMLIFIFVFTSPMLDSQESVLADEENDSLLTASMVGDMMFGRYVKEVTDQHGYDYLFEHVKPLFQQSDYVTGNFYNPVLLGEDEPEAEKEIVFETDEKAVEALEKNHFTNVNLANKHMFDYGQKGIVDTVQTLESNNIGFAGAGETLEQAEKIHYEEKNGLKVATLGFSDVFAEGDIANEGRGGILPADPSLFIPLVKEADKNADLVVVHMHWGQEYDSNTHPRQREMAKGIADAGADIIMGHHPHVLLSADVYNDTLIMYSLGNFIFDQGWSRTRNTVAANYQLSKDGQAKLVFHPYRIYEGQPKPLGGPLAAYHENQIFSQLTKETSSDANWYEEDGKLIFEVDHSEVVEGKTTNKQGTNEQQPTNEQQPTNEQQPTNEQQPTNEQQPTNEQQPTNEQQPTNEQQPTNEQQPTNEQQPTNEQQPTNEQQPTNEQQPTNEQQPTNEQQPTNEQ encoded by the coding sequence ATGACAAAAAAATTATCTTTTCAAGAAAAGTTTCTAAAGTTTATTAAAAAACATAAGAAAGTCAAAACGAAACATACAATGTTGGCTACTATTCTTATGCTTATATTTATCTTTGTATTTACATCACCAATGTTAGATTCACAAGAAAGTGTATTAGCCGACGAAGAAAACGATTCATTACTTACAGCATCGATGGTTGGTGACATGATGTTTGGCAGATATGTAAAAGAAGTAACCGACCAACATGGTTATGATTATTTATTTGAACATGTCAAACCGCTATTTCAACAATCGGACTACGTCACTGGAAACTTTTACAATCCTGTTCTGCTTGGAGAAGATGAACCAGAAGCAGAAAAAGAAATTGTATTTGAAACGGATGAAAAAGCCGTTGAAGCTTTAGAAAAAAATCACTTTACAAATGTTAACTTGGCGAATAAGCATATGTTTGATTATGGCCAAAAAGGGATTGTAGATACTGTCCAGACACTTGAATCTAATAATATAGGTTTTGCCGGTGCTGGAGAGACCCTGGAACAAGCAGAAAAAATACACTATGAAGAAAAAAACGGGTTAAAAGTAGCAACTTTAGGGTTCAGTGATGTTTTTGCAGAAGGGGATATTGCAAATGAAGGTAGAGGAGGTATTTTACCTGCTGATCCAAGTTTATTTATCCCTTTAGTAAAAGAAGCAGACAAAAATGCAGATCTTGTTGTTGTTCATATGCATTGGGGACAAGAATATGATAGCAACACCCATCCGCGTCAAAGAGAAATGGCGAAAGGGATTGCGGACGCTGGTGCGGATATTATCATGGGCCATCACCCACACGTTTTGTTATCAGCAGATGTGTACAATGATACGTTAATCATGTATAGCTTAGGTAATTTCATTTTTGATCAAGGCTGGTCCCGAACGAGAAATACTGTGGCTGCTAATTATCAACTTTCAAAAGATGGCCAGGCAAAGCTTGTTTTTCATCCATATCGAATTTATGAGGGGCAACCTAAGCCTCTAGGAGGGCCGTTAGCTGCATATCATGAAAACCAGATTTTCAGTCAGCTCACAAAAGAGACGTCATCTGATGCGAATTGGTATGAAGAAGATGGAAAGCTGATTTTTGAAGTAGATCATTCTGAAGTAGTTGAAGGAAAGACAACAAATAAACAAGGAACTAACGAACAGCAGCCGACTAACGAACAGCAGCCGACTAACGAACAGCAGCCAACTAACGAACAGCAGCCGACTAACGAACAGCAGCCAACTAACGAACAGCAGCCGACTAACGAACAGCAGCCGACTAACGAACAGCAGCCAACTAACGAACAGCAGCCGACTAACGAACAGCAGCCGACTAACGAACAGCAGCCGACTAACGAACAGCAGCCGACTAATGAACAGCAGCCAACTAATGAACAGCAGCCAACTAATGAACAACAACCAACTAACGAACAATAA
- the pgsC gene encoding poly-gamma-glutamate biosynthesis protein PgsC, giving the protein MFGADLYISLVVGIVLSLIYAEKTGVLPAGLIVPGYLALIFDQFVFIGIVLLISFLTYFIVVYAIGKMTILYGRRKFAAMLTTGIILKTVCDFFYPVFPFEIHELRGIGVIVPGLIANTIQKQGVVPTVGSTLLLSGITFGIMAVYYMF; this is encoded by the coding sequence TTGTTTGGAGCAGATTTATATATATCACTAGTCGTAGGAATTGTTTTAAGTCTAATATATGCAGAAAAAACAGGCGTACTGCCTGCCGGGCTCATTGTACCCGGGTATCTTGCTTTAATTTTTGATCAATTTGTATTCATAGGAATCGTATTACTTATTAGCTTTCTCACGTATTTTATCGTCGTTTATGCCATAGGAAAAATGACGATTTTATATGGGCGGCGGAAATTCGCGGCAATGCTAACAACAGGAATTATTTTAAAAACGGTATGTGATTTCTTTTATCCCGTTTTTCCTTTTGAAATACATGAATTACGAGGGATAGGCGTAATTGTTCCTGGTTTGATTGCAAACACAATACAAAAGCAGGGGGTCGTCCCTACTGTGGGAAGTACTTTATTACTGAGCGGTATTACGTTTGGAATCATGGCCGTTTACTATATGTTTTAG
- the pgsB gene encoding poly-gamma-glutamate synthase PgsB, with protein sequence MILMIVMIALFVAVVLTLGIIEKRRHLRNIDSIPIRVNINGIRGKSTVTRLTTGVLKEADKKTVGKTTGTSARMIYWFQDEEKPIKRRPEGPNIREQKEVVKEAADLETEALVSECMAVNPDYQVIFQEEMLQANIGVIVNVLEDHMDVMGPTLDEVAEAFTATIPYNGHLIVSESPYVDYYREIAEKRNTKVIVADESKISEEFLRKFDFMVFPQNAALAMAVAEALGIDEETAKQGMLNAPPDPGAMRISQFGDLKQPSYFVNGFAANDASSTLNIWERIKQLGYPTHNSVVIMNCREDRVDRTEQFAIDVLPYIETKALVLIGETTGPIVDEYEAGNIPTKKLLNLEHYETDEIFNNLHPYLEDTVLYGVGNIHGAGEPLIERFEEEKQKRIAFVS encoded by the coding sequence ATGATTCTAATGATTGTAATGATTGCATTGTTTGTCGCCGTTGTTTTAACGCTTGGAATCATTGAAAAGAGAAGGCATTTACGTAACATTGATTCGATTCCAATTCGCGTTAATATTAATGGAATCAGAGGTAAATCTACGGTTACGCGTCTTACTACAGGGGTGCTGAAAGAGGCAGATAAGAAAACAGTAGGAAAAACAACAGGAACTTCTGCCAGAATGATTTATTGGTTTCAAGATGAGGAGAAACCGATTAAGCGTCGTCCTGAAGGGCCGAACATTCGTGAACAAAAAGAGGTAGTAAAAGAAGCGGCTGATCTGGAAACAGAAGCACTGGTTAGTGAGTGTATGGCTGTAAACCCTGATTACCAGGTGATTTTCCAGGAAGAAATGCTTCAAGCTAATATTGGAGTTATCGTAAATGTTCTGGAAGATCATATGGACGTGATGGGTCCTACCCTTGATGAAGTAGCAGAAGCATTCACAGCAACAATTCCTTATAATGGTCATCTCATCGTGTCGGAGAGTCCATATGTCGATTATTACAGAGAGATAGCTGAAAAAAGAAATACAAAGGTTATTGTTGCTGATGAATCTAAAATATCAGAGGAGTTTTTAAGAAAGTTTGATTTCATGGTGTTTCCACAAAATGCAGCTTTAGCGATGGCAGTAGCAGAGGCGCTTGGCATCGATGAAGAGACTGCAAAACAAGGAATGTTAAACGCACCGCCAGACCCAGGAGCAATGAGAATCAGCCAGTTTGGAGACCTTAAGCAGCCATCTTATTTTGTTAATGGATTTGCTGCTAATGACGCATCTTCTACTCTGAATATTTGGGAACGGATCAAGCAGCTCGGCTACCCTACACACAATTCTGTTGTAATTATGAATTGTCGTGAGGATCGCGTAGATCGAACAGAACAATTTGCTATTGATGTGTTGCCTTATATTGAGACGAAGGCATTGGTATTAATCGGAGAAACAACTGGTCCCATCGTAGACGAATATGAGGCCGGGAATATTCCAACAAAAAAATTGTTAAATCTTGAACACTATGAAACCGATGAAATTTTCAATAACCTCCACCCATACCTGGAAGATACGGTTCTGTATGGAGTGGGTAACATTCATGGTGCGGGAGAACCACTAATTGAACGATTTGAAGAAGAAAAACAGAAACGAATTGCATTTGTCAGCTAG